Proteins encoded in a region of the Apilactobacillus apisilvae genome:
- a CDS encoding DnaD domain-containing protein, whose amino-acid sequence MDQFAKLILQSGQTSISNYLLKNYVHLGMNSDELIMYLQIKRNIDMGNYLPNIDIITNSTGFSKNKAYEILHELIQKKIMKIKTLKNKKGHSFDVYDFSLMYEKLSTLNNQSIESVSNENVQKNNDKPMTAADRSNVFKQIESEFGRPLSPIELEEITDWIDKDKYDLKLISLALREAVLNQVYSLKYIDRILMNWYKSNIRTPADVENMKNKRESNINNKNKSKVNNKNNDFKIPIIKLDK is encoded by the coding sequence ATGGATCAATTTGCAAAGTTGATATTACAATCTGGTCAAACTAGCATTTCTAATTACTTACTTAAAAATTATGTTCATTTAGGAATGAACAGTGATGAATTAATCATGTATTTACAAATTAAAAGAAATATTGATATGGGAAATTATTTACCTAATATAGATATAATTACTAACTCTACCGGTTTTTCTAAGAATAAGGCTTATGAAATTTTGCATGAACTAATTCAAAAAAAAATCATGAAAATTAAAACCTTAAAAAATAAAAAGGGCCATTCCTTTGATGTATATGATTTTTCATTAATGTATGAAAAACTTAGTACATTGAATAATCAAAGTATTGAAAGTGTTAGCAATGAAAATGTACAAAAAAATAATGATAAGCCAATGACCGCTGCAGATAGAAGTAATGTTTTTAAACAAATTGAATCAGAATTTGGCAGGCCTTTATCACCAATTGAACTTGAAGAAATAACTGATTGGATAGATAAGGATAAATATGATCTAAAGCTTATTTCATTGGCATTGCGGGAAGCTGTATTAAATCAAGTATATAGTTTGAAGTATATCGATAGAATATTAATGAACTGGTATAAATCTAATATTAGAACTCCTGCTGATGTTGAAAATATGAAAAACAAACGTGAAAGTAATATTAATAACAAAAATAAATCTAAAGTAAATAATAAAAATAATGATTTTAAAATTCCCATTATTAAATTAGATAAATAA
- a CDS encoding IS1182 family transposase, producing MSTNYILNIQNWQPKNNHQVKIINQIVEMIGLEEKYIFGRPRKYDLRSLLKLTLFAYSKGIFSSRQISELAGENLPARWLTKNSFPSYRTVCRFRISDEAENLISKCMNQLTKYLRKNNYIDDVSFIDGTKILANANKYSFVWRKNIIRFDKLNREAIIKLLHDMNDVKYVGELPDDSDISTSELDEIIIHLENCLADLNNQIKQNKKLSPNPHKQKRRKLKAIKRKLRFRKCKQIEYQKSNKIFSNRNSYSKTDHDATFMRIKEDPMLNGQLKPAYNLQIATSGQFITNFDIYQNPTDTRTLIPFLNKQIKNNSLGKYIVADAGYGSESNYRFIEDKLTNNIPLIPYGTMLKEQSRKWKSDDRKVMNWYYNSKDDYYIDPKGIRFNFNGYRKRTDKYKFTRDFKEYKAEKYDLNQDINSYALTKSGNTRKISINYAWEYFKNKQQALLLAPKTSDIYAKRKIDVESVFGRLKASLRFNRFYVRGIDKVKKEAGFTIMALNIRKLMTKVINFIKLYTKIGFTLNLKRKSYFCRVM from the coding sequence ATGAGTACTAATTATATTTTAAATATTCAAAATTGGCAACCTAAAAATAATCATCAAGTAAAAATTATCAATCAAATTGTTGAAATGATTGGTTTAGAAGAAAAATACATATTTGGTAGGCCACGAAAATACGACCTACGGTCACTATTAAAGTTAACCTTGTTTGCTTATTCTAAAGGGATTTTTAGTAGTCGCCAAATTAGTGAGCTGGCAGGAGAAAATTTACCTGCACGTTGGTTAACTAAAAATTCATTTCCTTCATACAGAACAGTCTGTCGATTTAGGATTTCAGATGAAGCAGAAAATTTAATTAGTAAATGCATGAATCAATTAACTAAATATCTAAGAAAAAATAATTATATTGATGATGTAAGTTTTATTGATGGAACTAAAATACTAGCGAATGCTAATAAGTATTCTTTTGTTTGGCGTAAAAATATAATCAGATTCGATAAATTAAATCGCGAAGCGATTATAAAATTACTACATGACATGAATGATGTTAAATATGTGGGTGAACTCCCAGATGACTCTGATATTTCAACAAGTGAGTTAGATGAAATCATCATCCATTTAGAAAATTGTTTAGCAGATTTAAATAATCAAATTAAACAGAATAAAAAACTATCACCTAATCCCCATAAACAAAAGCGTCGTAAGTTAAAAGCCATTAAAAGAAAACTTCGTTTTCGTAAATGTAAACAAATAGAATATCAAAAAAGTAATAAAATATTTTCCAATCGTAATAGTTATTCTAAGACTGATCATGATGCTACTTTTATGCGTATTAAGGAAGACCCCATGTTAAATGGACAACTTAAACCTGCTTATAATTTACAAATTGCCACTAGTGGACAATTCATAACTAATTTTGACATTTATCAAAATCCCACTGATACTCGTACTTTAATTCCGTTCTTAAATAAACAAATTAAGAATAATAGTTTAGGTAAATATATTGTTGCCGATGCTGGTTATGGATCTGAAAGTAATTATCGTTTTATAGAAGACAAACTAACTAATAACATTCCTTTAATTCCCTATGGAACAATGTTAAAAGAACAAAGTCGTAAATGGAAAAGTGATGACCGTAAGGTCATGAATTGGTATTATAATTCAAAAGATGATTATTATATTGATCCCAAAGGCATCAGATTTAATTTTAATGGTTATCGTAAAAGAACTGATAAATATAAATTCACTCGTGATTTTAAAGAATATAAAGCTGAAAAGTATGATCTTAATCAAGACATTAATTCATATGCTCTAACTAAGTCTGGTAACACTAGAAAAATCAGTATTAATTATGCATGGGAATATTTTAAAAACAAACAACAAGCATTGCTTTTGGCACCAAAAACAAGTGATATTTACGCAAAAAGAAAGATAGATGTTGAATCGGTTTTTGGTAGACTAAAGGCTTCTTTGCGTTTCAATCGATTCTACGTTAGGGGAATCGATAAGGTTAAAAAGGAAGCTGGGTTTACTATAATGGCATTAAATATAAGAAAGTTAATGACGAAAGTCATTAATTTTATAAAGTTATATACAAAAATAGGATTTACGTTAAATTTAAAACGTAAATCCTATTTTTGTAGAGTGATGTGA
- a CDS encoding IS3 family transposase, with product MVKFSYEFKLNVVLEYLQGYGSTYLCKKYNIVNPSTVLLWINMYKAYGLKGLIVRNYGKVYSGEYKIKVLNWMHTQQKSYPETALHFNISASSTIFTWQRRMETKGIRSLYNKRGRPKMQKTELKVTSCQKNLANEYMIKYVYTKIQMKHPKSSKFEVVHKLINQLKSLSKSYILQVIQYSRSVYYYNLKKAKLSYDNSYIENKIKNIIIKHAAYGYRRITAVLRQSGLKINHKRVQNIMKRNNWQCKLFSRRKRKYNSYKGQVGRIANNILNGDFTANKFGQKITTDVSEFRYGNEDINHRVYLSPVMDLYSDKILSFNISRHPNVSFTLKALNEAMLNLKSLPYRTIVHSDQGFQYQHHSWVNTLKKYNAIQSMSRKGTCLDNAQMESFFHIMKSEMMNVHYNTKESLIHAMKVWIKDYNNNRIKEKLGYQSPNKYLGLIS from the coding sequence TTGGTTAAATTTAGTTATGAATTTAAATTAAATGTTGTTTTAGAATATCTACAAGGATATGGTTCCACTTATCTTTGTAAAAAATATAATATTGTGAATCCTAGTACTGTTTTACTATGGATTAATATGTATAAAGCCTACGGCTTAAAGGGTTTAATTGTAAGAAATTACGGTAAAGTGTATTCTGGTGAGTATAAAATAAAAGTGCTGAATTGGATGCACACTCAACAAAAGTCATATCCAGAAACAGCACTTCATTTCAATATATCTGCCAGTAGTACCATCTTCACTTGGCAGAGAAGAATGGAGACTAAAGGTATACGTTCATTATACAACAAACGTGGCCGTCCTAAAATGCAGAAAACTGAATTAAAAGTAACCTCATGTCAAAAAAATTTAGCTAATGAATACATGATTAAGTATGTGTATACAAAAATTCAAATGAAACATCCTAAGAGTAGTAAATTTGAGGTTGTACATAAGCTGATTAATCAATTAAAATCTTTATCTAAAAGTTATATTTTACAGGTAATTCAATATTCTCGCAGTGTTTATTACTATAACTTGAAGAAAGCGAAGCTTTCTTATGATAATTCTTACATTGAAAATAAAATCAAAAATATTATTATTAAGCACGCTGCTTACGGATATCGCAGAATAACTGCAGTATTAAGACAATCAGGCCTGAAAATTAATCATAAACGTGTACAAAATATAATGAAACGTAATAATTGGCAATGTAAATTGTTTAGTCGACGCAAACGTAAGTATAATTCATATAAAGGTCAAGTAGGCAGAATTGCTAATAATATATTAAATGGTGATTTTACAGCCAATAAATTTGGTCAAAAAATTACTACTGATGTTAGTGAATTTAGATATGGCAATGAAGATATAAACCATCGGGTTTATTTATCACCAGTAATGGATTTATATTCAGACAAAATATTATCTTTTAATATTAGTAGACATCCAAATGTAAGTTTTACTTTAAAAGCACTAAATGAAGCAATGCTTAATCTAAAATCATTACCTTATAGAACTATTGTACATAGTGATCAAGGTTTTCAATATCAACATCATAGTTGGGTTAATACATTGAAAAAATATAATGCGATTCAGTCTATGTCCCGTAAAGGGACATGCTTAGATAATGCACAGATGGAATCATTTTTTCATATTATGAAAAGTGAAATGATGAATGTTCATTATAATACAAAAGAATCCTTAATCCATGCCATGAAAGTATGGATTAAGGATTACAATAATAATAGAATAAAAGAAAAACTAGGATACCAGTCACCAAATAAATATTTGGGATTAATATCCTAG
- a CDS encoding PepSY domain-containing protein, which yields MKIPKISKNRLNKIYKWIIILIILLIAFTIGIFLWARQPIADAKKQAFNIAEKKAKITKTSNFFMSDVNRTYYTVEGTNKNNQVNYVIIDKKTGNINIVPKKNTISKEKAIDIANSSTPINKLISAAPTIFNGKAAWVISYFNKKDNLCYITIDLKSGKVIQSISNL from the coding sequence TTGAAAATACCCAAAATAAGTAAAAATAGGCTTAATAAAATTTATAAATGGATTATTATTTTAATAATTTTACTTATTGCTTTTACAATTGGAATATTTTTATGGGCTAGGCAGCCAATCGCTGATGCTAAAAAGCAAGCATTTAATATTGCAGAGAAAAAAGCTAAAATTACAAAGACCAGTAATTTCTTTATGTCTGATGTAAATAGAACATATTATACAGTTGAAGGAACGAACAAAAATAATCAAGTTAATTACGTAATAATTGATAAAAAAACTGGTAATATAAATATAGTTCCTAAAAAAAATACAATTTCTAAAGAAAAAGCTATTGATATTGCTAATAGTTCTACTCCTATTAATAAACTAATAAGTGCAGCACCCACCATTTTTAATGGCAAAGCTGCATGGGTAATCAGCTATTTCAATAAAAAAGATAATTTATGCTATATAACTATTGATTTAAAATCAGGTAAAGTTATACAATCAATTTCTAATCTTTAA
- a CDS encoding exonuclease domain-containing protein encodes MSSTIFSVVDIETTGTSQSNNNRIIQFSCTFVKNKTIIGSFNSFINPEMEIPDDITKLTGITNELVKNAPTFEEIANKIYSLLSNTIFVAHNVNFDFPFINSELSRIDIDKLEIMAIDTVTLSQLLLPTEKSYRLIDLSKNLNILHKHPHSSSSDALATAKLLIILLNQIEKMPKKTIKKIIKINPALPMDTMDVFKNAYNNIIDKDNDKLIDINTLKIRKIQYKNSQKLKDNIYPSSKDKKKHLFGGINNFSDEQNKLMNSIYNNYKFSKQSKNLLMETNDELDDDFSYLFPLSYLIGNNKKIVVSVHKHKLHGDLSKVINKINKISQNNLKKIVLHSSDDYIDLNKFRDALSVVSGSKRTEFLKCKILIWLTFTKTGDLHELNVDMNNEQNSFLKIIGNINNKGYYINKLKSDLKNSNIIVISHEFLFNNIKSIAKYHPYLIVKDANQFNEQLLRHYRVNFQINQNKILIHHVQYLLYQTHNKNLYDVFNNSTKNHYIVKQIDDLLKSYEKLTARIQESFSKKLIKKDKLINKDNIYINQIDNSDLYNFFNNHKIDIQNQHSILNKINVLRKKLISVSEIQIEDKAILNDFNDHFIELEKFFNNNITLIAKLIQNNNNVIFENDLNIDKNVDNSLFRGGLINNKNLLNQIIYKYISNILFMDDSLYTRGNLSPILNKLELETKNTLILNNRGSNDLSKDYKVLLNGKKDKIDLDKLNLDQENVFIMANTQSSINDIYKNLIENDCKYKSVILSQKINGNKEKIIKKFTNSKKSIIIGNYDLFLSIRDISERINCLIFESFKFNNLYLDSENKNLPIFKLMIKNSIKHLIELSNVKGTILLNNINYINDIGVKDIRELLPNNLKLKVLSIDKIIKQFNNN; translated from the coding sequence ATGAGTAGTACAATTTTTTCAGTAGTAGATATTGAAACTACTGGAACTAGTCAATCCAATAACAATCGTATAATTCAATTTAGTTGTACCTTTGTTAAAAATAAAACAATTATTGGATCCTTTAATTCGTTTATTAATCCTGAAATGGAAATCCCAGATGATATAACCAAATTAACGGGTATTACAAATGAATTAGTTAAAAATGCACCAACATTTGAAGAAATTGCTAATAAAATATATTCATTATTATCAAATACAATTTTTGTTGCGCATAACGTTAATTTTGATTTTCCATTCATCAATAGTGAACTATCACGTATAGATATTGATAAATTAGAAATTATGGCGATCGATACTGTTACTTTAAGCCAATTATTATTACCGACGGAAAAGAGCTATCGATTAATTGATTTAAGTAAAAATCTAAATATTTTACATAAGCATCCACATTCATCTAGTAGTGATGCTTTAGCTACTGCTAAATTATTAATAATTTTATTAAATCAAATTGAAAAGATGCCTAAAAAAACAATAAAAAAGATAATAAAAATAAATCCTGCATTGCCAATGGATACAATGGATGTTTTTAAAAATGCATACAATAATATAATCGATAAAGATAATGATAAACTAATAGATATTAACACTTTAAAAATTAGAAAAATTCAGTATAAAAATAGTCAAAAACTAAAAGATAATATATATCCTAGTAGTAAAGATAAAAAGAAACATCTATTTGGTGGAATTAATAATTTTAGTGATGAGCAAAATAAGTTAATGAATTCGATATATAATAATTATAAATTTAGCAAGCAATCTAAAAATTTATTAATGGAGACTAATGATGAACTAGACGATGATTTTTCATATCTATTTCCATTAAGTTATTTAATAGGAAATAATAAAAAAATTGTTGTATCAGTTCATAAACATAAATTGCATGGTGATTTGTCCAAAGTAATAAATAAAATAAATAAGATTTCTCAAAATAATTTAAAAAAAATAGTTTTACATTCATCCGATGACTATATAGATCTGAATAAATTTAGGGATGCACTGAGTGTGGTTAGTGGATCTAAAAGAACTGAATTTCTAAAATGCAAAATATTAATATGGCTAACGTTTACTAAAACTGGCGATTTACATGAACTAAATGTTGATATGAATAACGAACAAAACTCATTTCTAAAAATTATTGGAAATATTAACAATAAAGGATACTATATCAACAAACTTAAAAGTGATTTAAAAAATTCTAATATAATAGTTATATCGCATGAATTTTTATTTAATAATATTAAAAGTATTGCAAAATATCATCCATATTTGATTGTTAAAGATGCTAATCAGTTTAACGAACAATTATTAAGACATTATCGTGTTAATTTTCAAATTAATCAAAATAAAATACTAATACATCATGTTCAATATTTGTTATATCAAACGCATAATAAAAATTTGTATGATGTATTTAATAACTCTACTAAAAATCATTATATAGTTAAGCAAATTGATGATTTACTTAAATCATATGAAAAATTAACTGCAAGAATTCAAGAATCATTTTCAAAAAAATTGATAAAAAAAGATAAATTAATTAATAAAGATAATATCTATATTAATCAAATTGATAATTCGGATCTATATAACTTCTTTAATAATCATAAAATTGATATACAAAATCAACATAGTATATTAAATAAAATTAATGTACTTAGAAAGAAATTAATTAGCGTTAGTGAAATTCAAATTGAAGACAAAGCTATTTTAAATGATTTCAATGATCATTTTATAGAACTAGAAAAATTTTTTAATAATAATATCACTTTAATAGCAAAGCTTATTCAAAATAATAATAATGTTATTTTTGAAAACGATTTAAATATTGATAAAAATGTTGATAATAGTTTATTTCGAGGCGGCTTAATTAATAATAAAAATTTATTAAATCAAATAATTTATAAGTATATCAGTAATATCCTTTTTATGGATGATTCATTATACACTAGAGGAAATTTAAGCCCTATACTTAATAAATTAGAATTAGAAACCAAAAATACTTTAATACTAAATAATCGTGGATCAAATGATTTAAGTAAAGATTATAAAGTTTTACTTAATGGTAAAAAGGACAAGATTGATCTAGATAAATTAAATTTGGATCAAGAAAATGTATTTATTATGGCAAATACTCAAAGTTCCATTAATGATATTTATAAAAATTTGATAGAAAATGATTGTAAATATAAATCAGTTATATTATCTCAAAAGATTAATGGTAATAAAGAAAAAATAATAAAGAAATTTACTAATTCTAAAAAGTCCATCATAATTGGTAACTATGACTTATTTTTATCGATTAGAGATATTAGTGAAAGAATAAATTGTCTTATTTTTGAATCTTTTAAGTTCAATAACCTTTATTTAGACAGTGAAAATAAGAATTTACCAATATTTAAATTAATGATTAAAAATTCAATTAAGCATTTGATTGAATTATCGAATGTTAAGGGGACAATTTTATTAAATAATATAAATTATATTAATGATATTGGAGTTAAAGATATAAGAGAATTATTACCTAATAACTTAAAATTAAAAGTTTTGTCTATTGATAAAATTATTAAACAATTTAATAATAATTAA